DNA from Yamadazyma tenuis chromosome 5, complete sequence:
CTGAAATCGGCCACCAACGGACGGTGGTCGCTCATGTAAACACCATTATACTTGGAATGGAGCATTCCAAACTGATCAAGTCGTAAAAGAAGCTTGTCGGCAGGATCCTTGGAGTATTTGTCAGTATCTGCACAGTTCACGTTGTGGGTGACTTTCTTGGTGTAGGAAGGAGCAAATATATAGTCAATGTTCTGGCCACCGGCACTGAGCACTTCCCCTTCGAACCCTGTCACAGTGGACTTGACATGCCCAAAGTGGTTGAAAGGTGTCGTATGCTTGGCACTGTTAATCAAGTGTTTGGTCAAAATATTGTATGGTTCACCCTTGGGttcattgttcaagtctccACACAAAAATGAGGGccatttgttgatttcttggaTCTTCTGAACAATCACTTCAGCCGATCCGGCACGGGCCATCTCTCCCACGTGATCTAGGTGGGTGTTGAACACATTAATGTAGTTTCCTGTCTGTTTGTGCTTAAAGGTTGCGAATGTGAGTATTCTCAAATATTTTGCATCCCATCCTTCTAGGGACATTCTTTCATTTTTGTCATTCAACCAAATAGTGTCTTCAAAGACCGCTTCCCATTCAGAGGGTCTGTACAAGATGGGCACAAACTCGCCGGTATCTTCACCGTCGATTCTTCCTTTGGCATAATAGGCCCATTCGGGCGCATCTTTGGATGAAAATCGGTTCAATTCATCCATTAtgtcaagaatttgaaacTTATACACTTCCTGAAGCGTCACAATGGTGTTTGACCTGGCATTAAACCGGATGGAGTTGGTGATCTTTCTATATCTATCTCCCCATACTTCTTCACCAGGTACTAGGATATCATGCCCACCATTCTTCACGTTGTGGGAATAGATTCGAAAGCTCAAGggcttgattttgattttacTAAAGTCGTCGTTGACCACTGCGTATATAACCACAGGTTTGGTGACTGTCTTAGGTAATGACTTCCCATACTGGCTGGGGGTAGGAACTCCCAACCTACCATATCCTTGCTTATTCTTTGGATTGTGACCAAACGAATCTTCGTGG
Protein-coding regions in this window:
- a CDS encoding uncharacterized protein (COG:S; EggNog:ENOG503PV1U) codes for the protein MTKKSSTKRVRLLVLLSIIITSVVFTILRPSFFTRSEHTKDISANDSSNVKDQNEEFENWRKKYGKGAKNGESGSVADKTKTKPKKPSKPKPVKQKEPSLPEDDAEVEEYDENGDSLGPKAPPKPHNYKIDSKPSTNKANVKEKPKEKPKEKPKEKPKAKPETGKLSLKPGTSNKDPVKYAEPKLEKQTSSNNKVRPHHAIKPDSAVGEPEETPDPNNPNKYLGGIEQVDPEELDANGSIFLEDTDEKEMELMKANKIGDIDHEDSFGHNPKNKQGYGRLGVPTPSQYGKSLPKTVTKPVVIYAVVNDDFSKIKIKPLSFRIYSHNVKNGGHDILVPGEEVWGDRYRKITNSIRFNARSNTIVTLQEVYKFQILDIMDELNRFSSKDAPEWAYYAKGRIDGEDTGEFVPILYRPSEWEAVFEDTIWLNDKNERMSLEGWDAKYLRILTFATFKHKQTGNYINVFNTHLDHVGEMARAGSAEVIVQKIQEINKWPSFLCGDLNNEPKGEPYNILTKHLINSAKHTTPFNHFGHVKSTVTGFEGEVLSAGGQNIDYIFAPSYTKKVTHNVNCADTDKYSKDPADKLLLRLDQFGMLHSKYNGVYMSDHRPLVADFSLSGKC